In one Pempheris klunzingeri isolate RE-2024b chromosome 8, fPemKlu1.hap1, whole genome shotgun sequence genomic region, the following are encoded:
- the ncoa7a gene encoding nuclear receptor coactivator 7 isoform X2, whose protein sequence is MKLLPENIKVLYFARACVEPYVEIITVKDSKHRLSVSSEDSEAEEPEYQEEVDDVLPVLDDQSQLLNDHHLKRLAAHMPARCQGYSWQLVYSTAIHGSSLKTLYRNMAGLDSPVLLVIKDMHKKVFGAFSSDPFKVSKYCYGTGETFLFSFNPDFKAYRWSGENSYFVSGNLESLQIGGGGGGFGLWLDADLYHGSSFSCPTFHNASLSSQQDFIVQDLEVWTVQN, encoded by the exons ATGAAGCTGCTGCCAGAGAATATCAAGGTGCTTTATTTTGCCAGGGCCTGTGTGGAGCCGTATGTTGAG ATCATCACAGTGAAGGACTCCAAGCATCGCCTGAGTGTGAGCTCGGAGGACTCTGAGGCAGAGGAGCCAGAGTACCAGGAGGAAGTTGATGATGTTCTACCTGTATTGGACGACCAAAGCCAGCTGCTGAATGACCACCACCTAAAGAGA CTTGCTGCTCACATGCCAGCAAGGTGCCAGGGTTATTCATGGCAACTGGTCTACAGCACAGCCATCCATGGGAGCAGCCTGAAGACTCTGTACAGGAACATGGCTGGCCTGGACAGCCCTGTGCTGCTAGTCATCAAAGACATGCACAAAAAG gtgtttgGGGCTTTTTCATCTGATCCATTCAAAGTCAGTAAATACTGCTACGGCACAGGAGAAACCTTCCTGTTTAGCTTCAACCCTGACTTCAAG GCGTACAGATGGAGTGGTGAGAACTCCTACTTTGTGAGCGGCAACTTGGAATCTCTGCAGATCGGAGGAGGAGG GGGTGGATTTGGCCTGTGGCTGGATGCAGATCTTTACCATGGTTCAAGTTTCTCCTGTCCCACCTTCCACAACGCATCTCTCTCCTCACAGCAAGACTTTATTGTACAAGACCTTGAAGTCTGGACTGTGCAGAACTGA
- the LOC139205827 gene encoding actin-binding Rho-activating protein codes for MGTNSQSTTVMATEGDVPAPAQFSDDTAVCIVSVKGLKENWQRWSSEHQEYQKNNPFSHDTRPSVVVPQRGQDDYGRPLQGSMTEQRGKDAHTHISKEVQELCEVIRSIGEPRHKDLDASSSNGKAITVEFGKLFEHYVTISNKLVGILLRARKQRLVDFEGEMLWQGQDNHVVITLL; via the coding sequence ATGGGGACAAACAGCCAGAGCACCACCGTCATGGCAACTGAAGGGGACGTCCCAGCCCCTGCTCAGTTCAGCGACGACACCGCAGTGTGCATTGTTTCTGTAAAAGGCCTAAAGGAGAACTGGCAGAGGTGGTCCAGTGAGCACCAGGAGTACCAAAAGAACAATCCCTTTAGTCACGACACCAGGCCCAGTGTGGTGGTCCCTCAGAGGGGGCAGGACGACTACGGGAGGCCCCTGCAGGGCTCCATGACAGAGCAGCGGGGGAAggatgctcacacacacatcagcaaagAGGTTCAGGAGCTGTGTGAGGTGATAAGGAGCATTGGAGAGCCAAGACACAAAGATTTGGatgccagcagcagcaatggGAAAGCGATCACAGTAGAGTTTGGGAAGCTGTTTGAGCATTACGTGACTATCTCTAATAAACTGGTGGGGATCCTTCTACGAGCGAGGAAGCAGAGGCTGGTTGACTTTGAGGGGGAGATGCTGTGGCAGGGCCAGGATAACCATGTCGTTATCACTCTGTTGTAG
- the trmt11 gene encoding tRNA (guanine(10)-N2)-methyltransferase homolog — protein MAATSSRSCVQYLLHLAHDNLDFRLPEIKALLTLRGKPFQPSESFKEKSPFWCLGGLSEEDVRSIMSRSVCAKSAFELWGQGQTLSELRTSLLNYPLENMSPFMHKDSTYRINVYTFNKTLVFADRIKRIDAMEYLPFEGTVSLKSPQHIFCLLEDYGTDPNNIPEQPDYVYFGRWIADGQRELIRSHSVKNRHFIGNTSMDSGLSFIMANHAKVKENDLVFDPFVGTGSLLVACSQFKAYVCGTDIDYNTIHGKGRSSRKNQKWRGPDENIRANLRQYGTERMYLDVMVSDASKPVWRDGSLFDAIITDPPYGIRESTRKTGSHKDISKPHDGIFAESHVPVSQAYHLSDIFTDLLNFSACHLVMGGRLVYWLPVYRPEYCEEMVPLHPCLQLISNCEQTLSSHTSRRLITMEKIKEPEESDSLAHLADPRFSPYQGHNAFREKYFCGLNKRCGKEDNKADVNGESTN, from the exons ATGGCGGCCACCAGCAGTCGATCATGCGTCCAGTATCTATTACATCTTGCCCACGATAATCTGGACTTCAGGTTACCG GAGATTAAGGCCTTGCTGACTCTCAGAGGAAAACCATTCCAGCCGAGCGAAAGCTTCAAAGAAAAG TCCCCTTTCTGGTGTCTGGGTGGTTTGTCTGAGGAAGATGTCCGCAGCATCATGTCCAGATCTGTATGTGCAAA GTCTGCTTTTGAGCTATGGGGCCAAGGACAAACACTCAGTGAACTCAGAACATCCCTCTTGAACTACCCACTCGAAAACATG TCACCGTTCATGCACAAAGACTCAACTTACAGAATCAATGTCTACACTTTCAACAAGACGCTGGTTTTCGCCGACAGAATCAAAAGGATTGAT GCTATGGAGTATCTTCCATTTGAAGGCACAGTGAGCCTGAAGAGCCCTCAGCACATCTTCTGTTTGTTGGAAGATTACGGCACAGACCCCAACAACATCCCCGAGCAACCAGACTACGTCTACTTTGGCCGATGG ATAGCGGATGGACAGCGGGAACTGATTCGCTCCCACAGTGTGAAGAACAGACACTTCATAGGAAACACCAGTATGGATTCTGGGCTCTCGTTCATTATGGCCAACCACGCTAAGGTCAAAGAGAATGACCTCGTCTTTGACCCGTTTGTTGGTACAG GGAGCCTGTTGGTAGCATGTTCTCAGTTTAAGGCCTATGTCTGTGGAACAGATATTGATTACAACACTATTCATGGCAAAG GTAGGTCGAGCCGTAAAAACCAAAAGTGGCGAGGACCTGATGAGAATATCCGAGCCAACCTGCGACAGTATGGAACAGAGAGGATGTATTTAGATGTAATGGTGTCTGATGCATCCAAGCCTGTGTGGAGGGATGGGTCTCTGTTTGATGCCATCATTACTGATC CGCCGTACGGTATCCGTGAGTCCACAAGGAAAACAGGCTCCCACAAAGACATTAGCAAACCCCATGATGGCAT CTTTGCTGAGTCTCATGTCCCAGTCTCTCAGGCGTACCACCTGAGCGACATCTTCACAGACCTGCTAAACTTCTCTGCCTGCCATCTGGTCATGGGTGGGAGGCTGGTCTACTGGCTGCCTGTCTACAGACCAGA GTACTGTGAGGAGATGGTACCTCTTCATCCATGTCTCCAGCTCATCAGTAACTGTGAGCAGACACTCTCCAGCCACACCTCAAGACGCCTCATCACCATGGAGAAGATCAAGGAGCCTGAG GAGTCAGACAGCCTGGCTCATCTGGCAGACCCTCGCTTCAGCCCCTACCAGGGACACAATGCCTTCAGAGAGAAGTATTTCTGTGGACTAAACAAGAGGTGTGGCAAGGAAGACAACAAAGCTGATGTCAATGGAGAGTCAACAAATTAA
- the hint3 gene encoding adenosine 5'-monophosphoramidase HINT3 — protein sequence MAGVEATQPAQPDVSKSSNVPAEGYDKKCIFCKIVNNEMGTELLHNDEEISCFRDIKPGAPHHYLVIPTKHVGNCKSLNKEHVPLVKRMVETGKEILQKNNITDLSDVRFGFHWPPFCSVTHLHLHVLAPASQMGFMSRLFYRLNSYWFITADQLIQLLNSKGETN from the exons ATGGCAGGAGTGGAGGCTACACAACCTGCCCAGCCCGATGTTTCCAAATCTAGCAACGTGCCAGCTGAAGGATACGacaagaaatgtattttctgcaAGATTGTAAACAACGAAATGGGCACGGAGCTTCTTCACAAC GATGAGGAGATCTCATGTTTCAGAGACATCAAACCTGGAGCTCCCCACCATTACCTGGTCATCCCAACCAAACATGTTGGAAACTGTAAATCACTCAACAAAGAACATGTGCCTTTGG TGAAGCGGATGGTTGAGACGGGGAAGGAGATCctccagaaaaacaacataacagATCTCAGTGATGTCAG gTTTGGTTTCCATTGGCCCCCATTCTGCTCTGTCACACACCTACACTTGCATGTCCTAGCACCTGCTAGCCAAATGGGCTTCATGTCCCGCCTCTTCTACAGACTCAACTCCTATTGGTTTATCACG GCAGACCAGCTGATTCAACTTCTCAACTCTAAAGGAGAGACCAACTGA
- the ncoa7a gene encoding nuclear receptor coactivator 7 isoform X1 gives MGVAYSVGEVDHLYTFFVQWSPEIYTKGNKKNRQTRYLIREKHQNRYLVVEKNKVAVINKFLSNPVNPTAKNWEIITVKDSKHRLSVSSEDSEAEEPEYQEEVDDVLPVLDDQSQLLNDHHLKRLAAHMPARCQGYSWQLVYSTAIHGSSLKTLYRNMAGLDSPVLLVIKDMHKKVFGAFSSDPFKVSKYCYGTGETFLFSFNPDFKAYRWSGENSYFVSGNLESLQIGGGGGGFGLWLDADLYHGSSFSCPTFHNASLSSQQDFIVQDLEVWTVQN, from the exons ATGGGAGTTGCATACAGCGTTGGAGA GGTTGACCACCTCTACACCTTCTTTGTGCAGTGGTCACCAGAAATCTACACTAAAGGCAACAAGAAGAACCGCCAGACCCGCTACCTCATTAGAGAGAAACATCAGAACCGCTATCTGGTAGTGGAGAAGAACAAGGTGGCTGTGATCAACAAGTTCCTCAGTAATCCTGTCAACCCCACTGCTAAAAACTGGGAG ATCATCACAGTGAAGGACTCCAAGCATCGCCTGAGTGTGAGCTCGGAGGACTCTGAGGCAGAGGAGCCAGAGTACCAGGAGGAAGTTGATGATGTTCTACCTGTATTGGACGACCAAAGCCAGCTGCTGAATGACCACCACCTAAAGAGA CTTGCTGCTCACATGCCAGCAAGGTGCCAGGGTTATTCATGGCAACTGGTCTACAGCACAGCCATCCATGGGAGCAGCCTGAAGACTCTGTACAGGAACATGGCTGGCCTGGACAGCCCTGTGCTGCTAGTCATCAAAGACATGCACAAAAAG gtgtttgGGGCTTTTTCATCTGATCCATTCAAAGTCAGTAAATACTGCTACGGCACAGGAGAAACCTTCCTGTTTAGCTTCAACCCTGACTTCAAG GCGTACAGATGGAGTGGTGAGAACTCCTACTTTGTGAGCGGCAACTTGGAATCTCTGCAGATCGGAGGAGGAGG GGGTGGATTTGGCCTGTGGCTGGATGCAGATCTTTACCATGGTTCAAGTTTCTCCTGTCCCACCTTCCACAACGCATCTCTCTCCTCACAGCAAGACTTTATTGTACAAGACCTTGAAGTCTGGACTGTGCAGAACTGA
- the LOC139205606 gene encoding kelch-like protein 10, with translation MPGLSPEMMQLIIEFAYTGFVPVMRGNVQELLLAADQLNVMDLVQTCLDFLGKQLCPENCIGIWQFTNICFSSELQHKAFCYIIDHFEEVVCYEEFLQLSVEELAGIIDRDDLNVRKENTLYEAIIHWIAHDLEERNGHITVLLSKVRLALMSVEYLRINVRSNELVKNNHECLHMTTEALHTINLIMANRPSVSGLCTPLARPRLPNAILLAIGGWSGGDPTNGIEAYDVRADCWFNVTDNRERPRAYHGTAFLNGYVYCVGGFDRVEYFNSMRRYDLSTNTWHEAAPMYCRRCYVSVTVMNGCIYAMGGYDGHTRLSTAERYRPDTNQWYLIAPMHEQRSDASCTTLQNKVYICGGFNGNECLQTCEYYSPETNQWTMITPMISRRSGTGVTAYADQVYVVGGFDGNTRLRSVEAYNPRTNTWQAVSFMLTPRSNFGIEVIDDLLFAVGGFNGFTTSYNVEYYDATTNEWSEACDMEIYRSALSCCVVSGIPNIAKYVVPRDTLPLFELDEESGDSS, from the exons ATGCCTGGCCTGTCTCCTGAGATGATGCAGCTCATCATTGAGTTTGCATACACTGGCTTTGTTCCTGTGATGAGGGGCAACgtacaggagctgctgctagCAGCCGATCAGCTCAATGTAATGGACCTTGTGCAAACTTGCTTGGACTTCCTGGGAAAGCAACTCTGCCCAGAGAACTGCATCGGCATCTGGCAGTTCACCAACATCTGCTTCTCGTCCGAACTGCAGCACAAGGCCTTCTGCTATATCATTGATCATTTTGAGGAGGTTGTTTGCTATGAAGAGTTCTTGCAGCTCTCTGTGGAGGAACTCGCTGGCATCATTGATAGAGACGACCTCAATGTGAGAAAGGAGAATACTTTGTATGAGGCCATCATTCACTGGATCGCCCACGATCTTGAAGAACGAAATGGACATATCACTGTGCTTTTATCTAAG GTCCGGCTGGCCTTAATGAGTGTCGAGTACCTCAGGATCAATGTGAGGTCTAATGAGCTGGTGAAAAACAACCATGAGTGCCTGCACATGACCACAGAAGCCTTGCACACCATAAATCTCATCATGGCAAACAGGCCCTCTGTGTCTGGGCTCTGTACACCTCTCGCCCGCCCTCGCCTGCCTAATGCCATCCTGTTGGCCATTGGAGGCTGGAGCGGCGGTGATCCAACTAACGGCATAGAAGCATATGATGTCCGTGCTGACTGTTGGTTTAATGTGACTGACAATCGGGAGCGCCCTCGAGCCTATCATGGTACTGCCTTCCTCAATGGGTATGTCTACTGTGTTGGTGGCTTTGATAGGGTGGAGTATTTCAACAGCATGCGCAGGTATGACCTGAGCACAAACACCTGGCATGAGGCAGCACCCATGTACTGCCGCCGCTGCTATGTGAGCGTCACTGTGATGAACGGATGCATCTATGCCATGGGAGGTTATGACGGCCATACAAGACTCAGCACTGCAGAGCGCTACAGGCCCGATACCAACCAGTGGTATCTTATTGCTCCCATGCATGAGCAGAGGAGCGACGCCAGCTGCACAACACTCCAGAACAAG GTTTACATTTGTGGTGGTTTTAATGGGAACGAATGCCTGCAGACATGTGAATATTACAGTCCAGAAACCAACCAGTGGACAATGATCACCCCAATGATCAGCCGGCGCAGTGGAACTGGCGTCACTGCATATGCTGACCAAGTCTATGTA GTTGGTGGCTTTGATGGCAACACACGTCTGCGCAGCGTTGAGGCCTACAACCCCCGGACCAACACCTGGCAAGCAGTGTCCTTCATGTTGACCCCCCGCAGCAACTTTGGCATCGAGGTGATCGACGATCTGCTCTTTGCTGTTGGGGGCTTCAACGGCTTCACCACCTCCTATAATGTCGAGTACTACGACGCAACAACCAATGAGTGGTCTGAGGCCTGTGACATGGAGATTTACCGCAGTGCCTTGAGCTGCTGCGTGGTGTCCGGGATTCCTAACATTGCCAAGTACGTGGTCCCTCGTGACACCCTGCCGCTTTTTGAGTTGGATGAGGAGTCAGGAGACTCCAGCTAA